One Deltaproteobacteria bacterium PRO3 DNA segment encodes these proteins:
- a CDS encoding YciI family protein, protein MKFICLGYIEEGKFESLPDDQRDAMIDECFNYDDFLRKNGHFVGGEALQGPRTGVTLRWQDGKATVTDGPYAETKEQLGGILLLEARDLKHAIELMSKHPGVKAGPFEIRPAGDLTGMIRDSEKRRGIK, encoded by the coding sequence ATGAAATTCATCTGCCTCGGATACATCGAAGAGGGCAAATTCGAATCGCTGCCCGACGACCAACGCGACGCCATGATCGACGAGTGTTTCAACTACGACGACTTCTTGCGGAAGAACGGGCACTTCGTCGGCGGCGAGGCCCTGCAGGGCCCCCGCACCGGCGTCACCCTGCGTTGGCAGGATGGGAAGGCGACGGTCACCGACGGCCCTTACGCCGAGACCAAGGAGCAGCTGGGCGGCATCCTATTGCTCGAGGCCCGGGACCTGAAGCACGCGATCGAGCTGATGTCGAAACATCCCGGCGTGAAGGCCGGTCCCTTCGAGATCCGCCCGGCCGGCGACCTCACCGGCATGATTCGCGACAGCGAAAAACGCCGCGGGATAAAATAA
- a CDS encoding VOC family protein — MSPTTDTPAIEPYLFFDGCCEEALEFYRKALGAEVEMLMRFKENPEPAMNPPGSTEKIMHASFRIGKARVMASDGNCAGKASFQGFSLSLSVANAAEADRYFAALAEGGQVQMPLAKTFFSPRFGMVADRFGVSWMVIVPA; from the coding sequence ATGAGCCCAACGACCGACACCCCAGCGATCGAACCCTATCTCTTTTTCGACGGCTGCTGCGAGGAGGCCCTCGAGTTCTACCGCAAGGCCCTCGGCGCCGAAGTGGAGATGTTGATGCGATTCAAGGAAAATCCCGAGCCCGCCATGAACCCGCCGGGCTCCACGGAGAAGATCATGCACGCGAGCTTCCGCATCGGCAAGGCCCGCGTGATGGCCTCGGATGGCAATTGCGCGGGGAAAGCCAGCTTCCAGGGATTCTCCCTTTCCTTGTCCGTCGCGAACGCCGCGGAGGCCGATCGCTATTTCGCCGCGCTGGCCGAGGGAGGTCAGGTGCAGATGCCCCTGGCGAAGACCTTCTTCTCCCCGCGCTTCGGGATGGTGGCCGACCGCTTCGGGGTGTCGTGGATGGTGATCGTGCCGGCCTAA
- a CDS encoding hemolysin III family protein, producing MSHSMTASPRSKDGSLHVTDEVWNTIISSVGALLSLVGVVLMIVRAKATEPTSHVWALAIYGFGLVNMFLSSALHHGIHGSPKTNHRLWLYDYFSISLMIAGTFTPFCVIVMKNAMGWTVLGLIWALAVLGIVLKGFFPHVPRWLMTSLFIGMGWMGLWIMKPLYQAIHWQGFSFLLLGGLFYTVGGLIYVFEKPNLLPGKFGFHEVWHCFVVAGAASHFYLIYSYL from the coding sequence ATGAGCCATTCAATGACGGCTTCCCCGCGCAGCAAAGACGGCAGCCTCCATGTCACCGACGAGGTCTGGAACACGATCATCTCCTCCGTGGGCGCCTTGCTCTCCCTCGTCGGCGTTGTGCTGATGATTGTGCGCGCCAAGGCAACCGAGCCGACCTCGCACGTATGGGCTCTGGCTATTTACGGGTTTGGCCTGGTCAACATGTTCCTCTCGAGCGCCCTTCACCACGGAATCCACGGCTCTCCGAAGACCAATCACCGTCTTTGGCTATACGATTACTTTTCGATCTCATTGATGATCGCCGGCACCTTCACTCCCTTCTGCGTGATCGTGATGAAGAACGCCATGGGCTGGACCGTGCTGGGACTCATTTGGGCGCTGGCCGTCCTGGGGATAGTGCTGAAGGGTTTCTTTCCGCACGTGCCGCGCTGGCTCATGACCTCTCTTTTTATCGGGATGGGCTGGATGGGCCTATGGATCATGAAGCCCTTATACCAGGCCATCCACTGGCAAGGTTTTTCCTTCTTGCTCTTAGGCGGCCTCTTCTACACGGTAGGCGGTTTGATCTACGTCTTTGAAAAACCCAACCTCCTACCCGGGAAATTCGGTTTTCACGAAGTTTGGCATTGCTTCGTCGTTGCGGGCGCGGCCAGTCACTTTTATTTGATATATTCCTACCTATAA